Proteins from a genomic interval of Lacticaseibacillus pabuli:
- a CDS encoding iron-sulfur cluster biosynthesis family protein, producing MKLSLCVDAIRKLEAYQAPDTQILIDLDDGVGPYSTLLMENGLKYRLLVVPADSVPADFNHTLVSEVGPIRFNDATAMYLDNTMSLRFDAKRDAFQLWSNAGLLESDLPILSATPQVARLQ from the coding sequence ATGAAACTCTCATTATGTGTCGACGCTATCCGTAAACTAGAAGCCTACCAGGCGCCCGATACCCAGATTCTGATTGACCTCGATGATGGTGTCGGTCCCTACTCAACATTACTGATGGAAAACGGCCTGAAGTACCGCTTGCTTGTGGTCCCTGCAGATTCCGTTCCAGCAGATTTCAACCACACATTGGTTTCCGAAGTCGGCCCCATCCGATTTAACGACGCAACTGCAATGTACCTAGATAACACGATGTCCTTGCGTTTTGATGCCAAACGCGACGCTTTCCAACTTTGGAGCAACGCTGGGCTACTCGAATCAGATTTGCCAATTCTGAGCGCAACACCACAAGTTGCCCGACTTCAATAA
- a CDS encoding TetR/AcrR family transcriptional regulator, whose translation MKRKSETLRQQIIEATTDLIITSGIAATSTVKVAQLVKTSQSNLYKYFNNRQALLLAVFEYHQQLLFPAESELPTAATFDQLVSFCRQEIAFADANPRTIQVIAAFRAQPELHAQLPAIAANPVLQSLFVALQREQAAGVIKSLPGEFLAEGVFAIIVNYTTAKLAHEPYLNALSQADVLQLIEDLVRTH comes from the coding sequence ATGAAACGAAAAAGCGAAACCCTACGTCAACAAATCATTGAAGCCACCACGGATTTAATTATCACATCCGGAATTGCAGCCACGTCAACAGTCAAGGTGGCGCAATTGGTGAAAACCAGCCAAAGCAATTTATACAAATACTTCAACAATCGCCAGGCGTTGCTACTGGCCGTCTTTGAGTACCACCAGCAATTATTATTCCCAGCTGAGTCGGAATTACCTACAGCAGCTACCTTCGATCAATTAGTGTCCTTCTGCCGGCAAGAGATTGCTTTCGCTGATGCAAATCCGCGCACGATTCAGGTCATTGCGGCATTCCGGGCGCAACCCGAACTGCACGCACAACTGCCTGCCATCGCCGCCAACCCGGTCTTACAATCCTTGTTTGTGGCCCTACAACGAGAACAAGCAGCTGGGGTGATCAAGTCGCTCCCCGGAGAATTTCTAGCTGAGGGTGTCTTCGCCATTATTGTGAATTACACGACGGCCAAGCTTGCCCATGAACCCTACCTGAACGCATTAAGCCAAGCGGACGTCCTTCAGCTCATTGAGGACCTGGTACGCACACATTAA
- a CDS encoding TetR/AcrR family transcriptional regulator, with product MARTRGFDSDQTLEKVMITFWQNGFDQTGVRELTAASGVKPQSLYNAYGRKEGLFAHALKHYLTVAEHAADAVVTSEQTAPEKLVQLLILDWGSLPYPNGCMIISAMSEFEKINPNLSDLAQQLFDYLTNRFVQILQMMPNQLRTDLDVQDIAQTLLTVHNGLQISARNGAPMSELQAIAHTTVQAILKEEAK from the coding sequence ATGGCAAGAACACGTGGATTTGATTCAGACCAAACACTGGAAAAAGTGATGATTACCTTCTGGCAAAACGGCTTTGATCAAACCGGTGTCAGAGAGCTAACCGCAGCTAGCGGCGTCAAACCGCAAAGTCTTTACAACGCTTACGGACGCAAAGAAGGCCTCTTTGCACATGCACTTAAACATTACCTTACCGTTGCAGAGCACGCAGCAGACGCTGTTGTTACCAGTGAACAGACCGCCCCAGAAAAATTGGTTCAGTTGCTCATTCTTGATTGGGGCAGCTTACCCTACCCGAACGGTTGCATGATTATCAGTGCAATGAGTGAATTCGAAAAAATCAATCCGAATCTATCTGACCTTGCCCAACAACTGTTTGACTATCTGACGAACCGATTTGTCCAAATTTTACAAATGATGCCCAATCAATTGCGCACTGACTTAGACGTTCAAGACATTGCACAAACCCTGCTCACCGTTCACAACGGACTACAGATATCTGCGCGTAATGGTGCGCCGATGTCTGAGCTCCAAGCAATTGCTCACACCACGGTCCAAGCAATTTTGAAGGAGGAAGCAAAATGA
- a CDS encoding SDR family NAD(P)-dependent oxidoreductase, translating into MKTWFITGATGGLASLVVRDLLKRGDRVAATTHRAGALADLKTAYGDQLWEATMNLQDPDDVQQVVARAFKDLGTIDVLLNNAAYGIYGPVESISAQQTTDVFAVNLFGSLNTARAFLPYFRKQGRGQIVQISSMAGEYTSPAMGIYSASKYAVEAAFEAMALEVAPFNVHVTVVEPGGIRTGFGVKGAFGADMPAYQGSAAGNLTAYIKGAVPGTDAEAMLKQIAGDPQKMADAIVRRVDEGDGPLRMTLGSDAYAQIHASLAARLAALEKQKDLAFATDADDYEAK; encoded by the coding sequence ATGAAGACATGGTTTATTACGGGTGCAACTGGTGGTCTGGCATCTTTGGTTGTGCGCGATTTGCTCAAACGTGGTGATCGTGTGGCGGCGACCACGCATCGTGCTGGTGCGCTTGCAGACTTAAAGACGGCATATGGGGATCAGTTGTGGGAGGCCACGATGAATCTGCAGGATCCGGATGACGTGCAGCAGGTGGTTGCGCGTGCGTTCAAAGATTTGGGCACGATAGATGTGCTGCTGAATAACGCGGCATATGGCATCTACGGACCCGTTGAGAGCATCAGCGCGCAACAGACGACGGATGTCTTCGCCGTTAACCTGTTTGGCTCGCTCAACACCGCGCGGGCATTCTTACCCTATTTTCGTAAGCAAGGTCGTGGCCAGATTGTTCAAATTTCAAGTATGGCTGGGGAGTATACATCACCAGCGATGGGTATTTACAGTGCCTCCAAGTATGCGGTCGAAGCCGCATTTGAGGCCATGGCACTGGAAGTCGCGCCATTTAACGTTCACGTCACAGTTGTGGAGCCGGGTGGCATTCGAACTGGTTTTGGTGTGAAGGGGGCTTTTGGTGCCGATATGCCTGCATACCAGGGGTCAGCTGCTGGCAACTTGACGGCGTACATCAAAGGCGCCGTACCCGGAACTGATGCGGAGGCGATGCTGAAGCAAATTGCCGGTGATCCGCAAAAGATGGCGGACGCGATTGTGCGGCGCGTTGACGAAGGGGATGGGCCGCTCCGCATGACCTTGGGTAGCGACGCCTACGCGCAGATTCATGCCAGTTTGGCGGCGCGGCTAGCGGCCTTAGAAAAGCAGAAGGACCTGGCATTCGCGACGGATGCTGATGATTACGAAGCTAAATAG